CTGGATAGCTCCCAATCCCGCGCTGAGGGGGATTCTTCCCGCCCTCTGCGGGGTAGCTCTCGGGAGCCGCACGGAGCCCTAGCCGCCGCGTGACCTGGGCTGGTTCCCCATGGGCCCGGGGTCCAAGCCCAACTCGGATCgccctgggctgccacgtgtacAGGCCCAGGACGGGGCCTCTGCATCGCCCTTTATGTATAAAAGTAATCTTAAAAAATGCATTGGAGGAGAGAGATTATATTATCCTTCCACTTTTATCCTTGTGCAAAttgatttatgaattttaaaatATGACAAAAAAGACAAATAAGATGGAATATTAAATTTAGAATATGAGAAGGTGCAAGTGCAATAAGGAGGAACAACGAGGAAATTAAACATTataaaaagacaaaaatttcaagagatTTGTCGCAACAAGGAGGAAATTTAAGAGTAAAGATTTCGTAGTAAAGAAACACAAAAATTTTGCCGCAAAAAGGGAAATTAGAATAAAAATTTTAGGAGATCAGTTGTGGCAATGACGAACATTAGAAGCAAAGATTTTTGAATCGGTTGTGGCAAGGACGAGCATTAAAAGTAAAGATTTTTGCAACAAAGAgggagaaaaatattttagataGCATTCTTGTTATTTGTTTTTAGATATTTTTGCttatagatttttttaaaaatcttttcCCAACCTTTTGCTACTTAAAAAAGTAGGAAAACATTGGGGGTAACCTTCCTGTCATTTCAACGTCTCTAATTGGGGCATCTAATCACATCATATTAATTGATAGGAGAGGTAATTAAGATTTTTGAAAGTACCAGGTGATATTAGGATGAATCTCGGGGcaggtttctgaaattaaccCTAACTGACGATCCAATAAAATATCTGATCGATGATGAACAACCTCACAATTTATAAAGAAAGGTCATATATgtgctttcattttttttaaaaaaaaaaattttctatttcaAAGAATCATGCATGTAATTCTGCTTTCATCATTTCTGAGGTATACGAGTCCCAAGTCCACGCTTTCACTGTCAAGCTCCAAGATAAATTGGTATCTCCATGGTGTCCATGAAATTCTCAATCACCGTCCTTATTTCTTGATCATCAGTTATCTCTTCTTTGGTATTACATAATCAATAGTCTTATCTCTTTCCCTTAAACAGCTCTGAACATGTTCTTCGCCCGGGTAGCATTTCTCCTTGCTTTAGCAGTTCTCCTTGCTTCTGGAGCCACTCTTCCTCCTGATGAAGGTGCTTATACAGTACCATATTCAGTCTAAGGacaaaagattttttttcttctctggGCATGGGAAAAGATAAAAGCAGAATCCTTAATGGTTATTTTCTGTTTCTGTTTGTTTGTTTCTCGTAGTGAGAGCTTTGCAGCAAATTGCTGGGACATTAAGGAAGACGGACTGGAATTTCAGTGTGGATCCATGCAGTGGACAGCAAAACTGGAGTACTCCTAATCCCATAGAAACTCAGAATGCGGTTACTTGTGATTGTTCCTTCTTCAATCACACAGTTTGCCATGTTGTCAGCATGTAAAGTTTATTCTCTCGTACTCAAATCATTAATCCTCTGTTGAAGTGCTGATACGTCTTCATTGGTTGTATTTTTATTTCAGATTTGAACACTGGTTTGTTTTGGTTTCTGATGTGAAGATGATTTTGTCTTCGCTGACTGGCCTGATAAATTTTGCAGAATTATGTGATTTTACAGCATTTTGGAGCTAAAGTCCATATGTTCAGCTCCgggcaaaaatttttttttaaaaaagttatATACGTACCACCTAGTTCTAtaccacacacacacacacacacacacacacacatatatatatatgtttgtatgtatgtatatatatatgtttgtatgtatatgtatataaaagAAACCAACTAAACGATCGAGATGTCCTGCAGAACTAGTTCTGTTaaacttagaaaaaaaaatccagttAAAAAATAACTCCccaaatccaaacggagtcATTTAGCAGGAAAACTAATCACTAATAGTACGGACAGTTCTCTATATATGAAGAAATTTCGCAAACAAAGTGTCAAATTCCATGAAGATACTATAAACTATAAACTCCTCTGCTGTATGTTCTGTTACGTAATTCACTTCAATTAATGACTATCTTTTCCAAAATGCAGAATACTCAAAGCTCAGAATCTTCCGGGATCGTTGCCGCCAGAATTGATCAAGCTCCCGTATCTCCGAGAAATGTGAATATGGCTGCCCTTATATTACTGTGGATTAAAATCTTAAAGAAAAGAATGCAAACCCgtgaaaaaagataaaatcttTATCTAACTCAAATTGTCACTATGTAAATTTTTGTAGTGATCTAACACGCAACTACCTTAATGGTACAATACCACGGGAATGGGGTTCCATGCAACTTGTCAACATGTATGGTTTGCATCTTTCACTTCTTTcctgtcccttttttttttccctgtgaAAAAGGTTTTTTTACCCCACCTTTTGTAAGGGCTAAAATGTGGCTAGGTTTGTTCACTGCAGTTCCCTGCTTGGAAACCGTATATCAGGGTCATTGCCAAAAGAACTTGGAAATATCAGCACCTTAGTCAATCTGTAAGAATCTGTCATTGATTTCTCTCATTCCTCGTCATGTACTCTGTATTTCCTGTACTGTGTGATcaaagttgattttttttttttgtttgaattgtGAATAGAACTGTTGAATTCAATCAGTTGTCTGGAACTATTCCTCCAGAGCTTGGGAATCTCACTCTCATAGAAAAAATGTAAGACCCTTCAAATATATCGAGTTGTTATGCTTTATGTTCGACAATCATGTTGCTTTTCTTTTATTGGAATGGATATCAAGAACTAACAAATGTTCATTTTTTATTGTTCTAAACCCCTGACATTGTAAGACATTTAACCTCAAACAATTTCACTGGCGAGTTGCCTGGAACGCTAGCTAGGTTGATCACTTTGAAGGACTTGTGAGTTTCTCTTTCTGACTTTCACATTTCACAAGTGGATCAGAGTATTCTGATATATTTCTGACTTCAATTTAGATACTGATTCCTGATGAATTTGTTTGGAAAACACAGTCGCATTGGCGAGAACCAGTTCCTAGGAAGTATACCTAATTTCATTCAGAGTTGGACAAACCTTGAGAAACTGTGAGACC
This genomic window from Coffea eugenioides isolate CCC68of unplaced genomic scaffold, Ceug_1.0 ScVebR1_1561;HRSCAF=2431, whole genome shotgun sequence contains:
- the LOC113755547 gene encoding probable leucine-rich repeat receptor-like serine/threonine-protein kinase At3g14840 — protein: MFFARVAFLLALAVLLASGATLPPDEVRALQQIAGTLRKTDWNFSVDPCSGQQNWSTPNPIETQNAVTCDCSFFNHTVCHVVSIILKAQNLPGSLPPELIKLPYLREIDLTRNYLNGTIPREWGSMQLVNISLLGNRISGSLPKELGNISTLVNLTVEFNQLSGTIPPELGNLTLIEKIHLTSNNFTGELPGTLARLITLKDFRIGENQFLGSIPNFIQSWTNLEKLVIQASGLSGPMPSGIAFLTKLTDLRISDLNGNDTNFPPLSAATNMKTLILRSCNIVGQLPGFLGSFKKLKLL